A single window of Fischerella sp. PCC 9605 DNA harbors:
- a CDS encoding RNA recognition motif domain-containing protein — translation MTIYVGNLSYSATEEDLKAVFADYGQVKRVVLPTDRDTGKLRGFAFVEMLEDAQEDAAITELDGAEWMGRQLRVNKARPREDNRRGSWAKKQYS, via the coding sequence ATGACTATTTACGTTGGAAACCTCTCCTACAGCGCTACTGAAGAAGACCTGAAAGCAGTTTTTGCTGATTACGGCCAGGTTAAAAGGGTTGTCTTGCCTACTGACCGCGATACCGGCAAGCTGCGCGGCTTTGCCTTTGTTGAAATGCTTGAAGATGCCCAAGAAGATGCAGCGATTACAGAGTTAGATGGCGCTGAATGGATGGGTCGTCAACTCAGAGTTAACAAGGCAAGACCACGAGAAGATAACCGACGAGGTAGTTGGGCAAAAAAGCAATACTCTTAA